The genomic interval GTTCACGATGACCATGCCGAGCCCCGCCTGCGAGGCGACGAACTCGCCGACGATCGCGCCGACCACCGCCGCGGTCGCCGTGATCCGGAGCGCCGAGAGCACGTAGGGGAGCGCGTTCGGCAGCCGGATCTTCAGGAACACCTTCCACTTCGGCGCGCCGAAGACGCGCCCGAGGTCGAGGAGCTCCTCGTCCACCTGCGTGAGGCCGACCGCCGTGTTGATGACGACCGGGAAGAAGCCGATGAGCGCCGCGATCAGGACGTTGGGCACGAGGCCGTAGCCGAGCCACAGGAGGAAGAGCGGCGCGACGGCGACCTTCGGCAGCGTGTTCACGACGACGAGGAACGGCACCAGCGCCCGCGCGGCGGTCTCCGACCACGCGACGGCGACGCCCAGCACGACGCCGGCGACGCCCGCGAGGGCGAAGCCGCCGACGATCTCGAGCGTCGTGATCCAGATGTGCGTGTGCCACGGGATCTGGAAGCTCAGCGCGGCGCGGGCCACCGCCACGGGTCCGGGCAGCAGGTACTCGCGGATGCGCAGCAGCGGCGGGACGACCTGCCAGAGCAGGAGCAGCGCGCCGAATAGCACGAGCGAGGGAAGCCAGCGGCGGAGCGTCCGGGACTCCACGGCGCGCCCATAATACAGCGCCGTCGCTGTGCTACGCTACGGCGCGTGCGCTGGCTGATCGTGCTCCCGTTCGAGCGCCCCGGGCTCATGGGCATGGACTTCGCCGACGAGCTTCGGGCGCTCGGCCACGAGGTCCGCACGTTCGAGTACCGGAAGGACAACCCCCTCTACAAGAACCGGGGCACGAAGGCCGCCTACCAGATCTGGATCCTCCGGCGCCTCGAGCGCCTCTGCCTCGCGTGGCGCCCGTCGCTCGTGCTCGTCGTCAAGGGCGGGCCGATCACGCCGGGACTGATCCGGCGCGTGAAGACGCGGGTCGACACGCTCTTCCTGAACTTTTTCCCCGACAACCCGCTGTGGATGCTGCCGTTCGAGGCGATCGAGGCGTACGACCTCTTCTTCACCAAGGAGCGCT from Candidatus Methylomirabilota bacterium carries:
- a CDS encoding ABC transporter permease, whose protein sequence is MESRTLRRWLPSLVLFGALLLLWQVVPPLLRIREYLLPGPVAVARAALSFQIPWHTHIWITTLEIVGGFALAGVAGVVLGVAVAWSETAARALVPFLVVVNTLPKVAVAPLFLLWLGYGLVPNVLIAALIGFFPVVINTAVGLTQVDEELLDLGRVFGAPKWKVFLKIRLPNALPYVLSALRITATAAVVGAIVGEFVASQAGLGMVIVNAQTNLNTPVAFAALLWISVIGLLLYGAVGLAARRWAPWADTV